TAACCATAACAAAATTGCTATTTTTCCTAAATGTAAATTTTTCATAAATTTTCCTTTAAATATATTGTTCCATTCCTAAATAAACGCTAAATACACTCATTGTTTTTTGATAAGAATATTGTAAGGGATGTATTTCTGATGTGGAGAATAATGAGTGTGATAATGTCCAGTCAGAAGTTTTTCCTCCATAGGTTTTTTTAGGGAATCCATATTCACATGCAATGTGTATAGAAGTATTTTCCCAATTGATACTTCCACCCATAGATAAGTGGTGTTCAATACTTGCACCTAACATAGGACTGACTCCATTTGCTGGAATGATGTTGTTTCCATAACTATATCCTAATCGTGTTTTATATTTTTCATTCCATTTGTATTCCGCACCCAAAGCGAGAATGGTTTGGTTTTTCCAATTGAGATTAAATTGGAATGTATTGGTTTCAACTCCTATTGGAGTTCTAACCCAAACATCTTCCAATCGAAATTTGCTTGAGTTAAAACTTTCAGGCCAAGGGATGTATTTGAGATCAAATGCTAAAATCCAACGATCATTATGATATGAAAAACCAAAAATTTGTTTGTCAGGCCAAATCATATAACGTGATACTCGTGTTCCAAACGATCGTTCAGGTTGGAAAGAATCCACAGTCATAGTTCCGTCCAATGGTAATACGTTTCGAGAAGTGTAGGAATAGGCAATTCGGATCGTCTCTGTTATATCATATGAAAAACCAACTTTCCCTCCAAGTGTAAAAGCAGAATCACTTTCGTAACGAATCCCTCCGGGAATTGTGAGGCTTCTAGTTTCATCTTGGTAAGTTCGTTTTAATTGCATAAACCCGTAAACAAAATCCAATCCAATTCCCAATGCTAATTTTCCTTGTTTGAATCCAACACCAAACGTTGATTTCATGGTCATAAAACGAAAAGTTAAGTCTTCAACAGCGAAATTCCTTTCTCCCAATACTGGAATAATTGTTCCGAATGTATCATTTAGAGATCGGCCATCTGGTGTCATACGTTTGATATTTTTGAAATGACCACCACCACCTCCTTGAGCATACAAAGCAAATCCAATGCTAATATTTTCATTGATTGGTTTTATGATTCCAATGTATGGTAAAACGGCTTTGGGAGTTTCAACGATTCTATTTTGGTAAGTTTTATTTGGATTGGAATCTATATATTCGTCGTTGTATTCAATTTTTGGTAAATGGTAAGAAGAACCTAACTCCCATTTGATTCTATTTACTCTTGCCAAATGTGAAGGATTAGATTCCAAATCCATAACCGAACCTCCAACTGCTTGGAAGGCCCCTCCCATACCTGCTTGCCTGGCACCAAACGCTGGTTGCATGATTCCATGAAATGCCTCTATTGGGTTACGTATACTTGGAACTAGATAGAGAAAAATTAGAATCAATATAAAAATGAAATTGCGACTCGAAATCATTTATTTCAGTCGAAATCTGTTCCCTTGCGAGTCAAGAGGATTTTTCAATCAAAAGACTGCGATCCCTCTTGAGGCGAGGATTCCAAAAATGGCAATCACGAGGGAAAGTAGTAAATTGATCCGACCAAAATATCCAGAGACCTTACGATACCGTTCATATTGTACGATATCTTTTTCAAAATAAAGGAAGGTTTTAGGTCCTGATACAAAATCGTGATACAAGGAAGAAAGGAATAAAGCCAAAAAGAGAACAATTTTGACTAAAAACATCTTTCCTAAGTTAGTTGAAAAAAAAAGTAAATTTTGACCACTCGAAAAATATCCTTTAGTGAAAAGAATACCAAAACCTGATATAATAAAAATCAAAAATAGGATATAGGAAATTTTTCTGAATTGAAGTGCTGTTAACTGGAGTAAAGTTAATTTAACATCTTTTAGTTTTGGATTACGTATCACAGGCATTACTACGATGACATAAAAAATCATTCCACCGACCCAAATCATAGCTGAAAGAATATGAAAAATTAAACTCATCAAATACATTTAAGTTGAATGTTTATCTAAGATGATCATTTGTCTTTCTATTTTTTTGAATTAGAAACAATCTAAAGTAGCTCTTTCGTATTTTTCTTTTATCCAAACTATGAAGTATTTGATATGGAATTAGTATATGAATTCATTTAGAAACATTCCAGAACTCCTTTTACCTGCCGGAAACTTAGACAAGTTAAAGA
The sequence above is a segment of the Leptospira sp. WS39.C2 genome. Coding sequences within it:
- a CDS encoding OmpP1/FadL family transporter, whose translation is MISSRNFIFILILIFLYLVPSIRNPIEAFHGIMQPAFGARQAGMGGAFQAVGGSVMDLESNPSHLARVNRIKWELGSSYHLPKIEYNDEYIDSNPNKTYQNRIVETPKAVLPYIGIIKPINENISIGFALYAQGGGGGHFKNIKRMTPDGRSLNDTFGTIIPVLGERNFAVEDLTFRFMTMKSTFGVGFKQGKLALGIGLDFVYGFMQLKRTYQDETRSLTIPGGIRYESDSAFTLGGKVGFSYDITETIRIAYSYTSRNVLPLDGTMTVDSFQPERSFGTRVSRYMIWPDKQIFGFSYHNDRWILAFDLKYIPWPESFNSSKFRLEDVWVRTPIGVETNTFQFNLNWKNQTILALGAEYKWNEKYKTRLGYSYGNNIIPANGVSPMLGASIEHHLSMGGSINWENTSIHIACEYGFPKKTYGGKTSDWTLSHSLFSTSEIHPLQYSYQKTMSVFSVYLGMEQYI